CGCCGTCGCGGCGCCATCGTGAACGTCGCGTCGGTCAACGGGCTGCTTCATCTCGGCAATCCGGCCTATTCGGCCGCGAAGGCGGGACTGATCGCCTACACGCGCGCGCTCGCCGTCGAGCTCGGGCGCTACGGCATCCGGGCGAACGCGCTGTGCCCGGGCACCGTGCGCACGCCCGCCTGGGCCGAGCGCGTCGCCGCCCGCCCGGCCATCCTGGAACGCATGCGGCGCTTCTACCCGCTCGACCGGGTGGTCGAGCCGGAGGAAGTGGCCGATGCCGCGCTGTTCCTGGCCTCCGACGCCGCATCGGCCGTGACGGGGGCGGTGCTGACCGTGGACTGCGGCCTGACCGCCGGCAACCGGCCGATGGCGGCCGAGATCACAGGCGAGGATGTGTAGACGATGGCAACGGTCGAGCTCCGCGACGTCCGCAAGCGCTTCGGCACGATCGAGGTGGTGCACGGCGTCGACCTGGCGATCGCCGACGGCGAGTTCGTCGTGCTGGTCGGTCCGTCCGGCTGCGGCAAGTCAACGCTTCTGCGCATGATCGCCGGGCTCGAGGACATCAGCTCGGGCGATCTTTTCATCGGCGATGCGCGTGCCAACGACCTGCCGCCCCAGCGAAGGGACGTGGCGATGGTCTTCCAGTCCTACGCCCTGTTCCCGCACATGACGGTGGCCGGCAATATCGGCTACGGCCTGAGGGTTCGCGGCGACGCGCCGGACGCGATCGCCGGGCGCGTCGGGACGGCGGCCGGCACGCTCAACCTGTCCGCTTTCCTCGAACGCCGGCCTGCCCATCTCTCCGGCGGCCAGCGCCAACGTGTCGCCATGGGCCGCGCAATGGTGCGCGACCCGCGGGTGTTTTTGTTCGACGAGCCCTTGTCCAACCTGGACGCCAAGCTGCGCGTGCAGATGCGCGCCGAGATCAAGGCGATGCACCGGCGCATCCGGACGACGACGGTCTACGTCACCCACGACCAGATCGAGGCCATGACGCTGGCGGACCGTGTCGTCGCGATGCGCGACGGCCGGATCGAGCAGATCGGCGGCCCGCTCGACCTCTACGACCGGCCGGCCAACCTGTTCGTCGCCGGCTTCATCGGCAGCCCCGCCATGAGCTTCGTGCCCGGAACGCTGAGGCGAACGGGCG
Above is a genomic segment from Geminicoccaceae bacterium SCSIO 64248 containing:
- a CDS encoding SDR family oxidoreductase; this encodes MKGLAGRVVLVTGAAGGIGRALGAGFAAAGARVAALDGRGDALDAVPDAAFRVAVDIRDAAGIAAAVERAEAALGMIDVLVNNAGYTHAESLETTDAAAWQAEIEVNLTGARNVTTAVLAGMKGRRRGAIVNVASVNGLLHLGNPAYSAAKAGLIAYTRALAVELGRYGIRANALCPGTVRTPAWAERVAARPAILERMRRFYPLDRVVEPEEVADAALFLASDAASAVTGAVLTVDCGLTAGNRPMAAEITGEDV
- the ugpC gene encoding sn-glycerol-3-phosphate ABC transporter ATP-binding protein UgpC, whose translation is MATVELRDVRKRFGTIEVVHGVDLAIADGEFVVLVGPSGCGKSTLLRMIAGLEDISSGDLFIGDARANDLPPQRRDVAMVFQSYALFPHMTVAGNIGYGLRVRGDAPDAIAGRVGTAAGTLNLSAFLERRPAHLSGGQRQRVAMGRAMVRDPRVFLFDEPLSNLDAKLRVQMRAEIKAMHRRIRTTTVYVTHDQIEAMTLADRVVAMRDGRIEQIGGPLDLYDRPANLFVAGFIGSPAMSFVPGTLRRTGETGVVEIPGSGCVPAPPSNAADGQPVILGIRPEAFEIVEDGDGLPAEIDLVEPTGAETHLYGRLGEHDLRIVLHRRVGVRPGDQVRLRADPAGAHLFDVRTEHRL